AAATGTAATAAAGTCTGCTTTGTTTTCCACTCTTTCTAAAGCTTCTTTGAGCTCTTTATCGCTAGCAATTCGAAAAATATCATCATACAATTCTAAAAGTTCTGCCTCTGTTTGTGTTGCAATTTTATTGGGAATAGCTACTAAAAAGATAAGATCAACACTTTCATGATCTGTATGGTAGGACTCCTCAAGAACCCCTACCATTAAAACGATCTTTTCTAATGTTTGATTGATAGTATGTGGAAAAGCAATACCATTGCCAAATATAGTAGATTGTTCTTTTTCTCTATCTAAAATACGTTTTTCAAAATGATCATCCACTAGCCCTAATGCTTCTAGTGACTGTGTCATATACACTAAATAATCTTGATAGCTAGCAGCTTTGACCAATCTCGAAAAGGTCAAAATGATTGTTTTGAGATTTTTTCTATGATAATGATTAACGCGTTGCCATTCCTCACGCAGCCACTGATCATCAAAAAGATTTCTAATTTGAATAACTGGCGAGTTAATCTGTCCTAATTTCAAAGGAATGGTTGTAAAGACAGCAAAGTAATTATCATTAGTGTCAGGATTAAAGTTTTCTTCTGAATATTGAGTGATTTCGATATCATGGCCAAGTACGCGTTTTAATTGACGCTTTATCATATGTGCTGTTCCGCGTCCCGTTGTACAAACAACGGCAACTCGGCGTTTTTTGTTTTGAAAAATAGCTCCATTTTCATGTAAAATCATTTCGAAATAAAGGGCTAAATAGCTCATTTCAGACAATTCCAGCTGACAGCCAAAATGATTTTTCAAATCATCACCAGCGACTTTTGCCATTTCAAAGGCCAAAGGATACTTATTTTGAATTTCTCTATGGAAAATATCATTAGCCTGAACATGAAAGATAAGTCGATTGATAAGAAATTTTAAATGTGTTTGAATTTCAGTAAATAAACGTTGCTCATCAAAGTTAACCAAGAGTGTATCCTTGACCTTCTTTACAAAGCTTTGATAAAGCTTCTGCAAACTCTGCACATCAGTCAATTGATAGGTCAATGCGTCAATATATTGTGTATTGAGAGGAAAACTCAAGAAATCTTGTTCA
This region of Streptococcus mutans genomic DNA includes:
- a CDS encoding BglG family transcription antiterminator, with the translated sequence MALVNRWYHILEILVAQHSVSLETMRKELNVSMKTLLTSIEQFNAILDDDIQIRQEDNLLLLDVYDYARLETILAGSLRKESDFNSSNKRASYLIKRLIQATSPLLIDDLAEEIGVSRTTINKDLKHVKDLAVEYQLCIFGKPNRGLEIIGTELNLRLFYIHHVYSYFDSATLKKETHDFLEELYTAFKIPRKTQELLTKAISITVARIQRKKLLLTPIDYYVNGLAQSAIMEQLLYHIEVTYQISLSQYEQDFLSFPLNTQYIDALTYQLTDVQSLQKLYQSFVKKVKDTLLVNFDEQRLFTEIQTHLKFLINRLIFHVQANDIFHREIQNKYPLAFEMAKVAGDDLKNHFGCQLELSEMSYLALYFEMILHENGAIFQNKKRRVAVVCTTGRGTAHMIKRQLKRVLGHDIEITQYSEENFNPDTNDNYFAVFTTIPLKLGQINSPVIQIRNLFDDQWLREEWQRVNHYHRKNLKTIILTFSRLVKAASYQDYLVYMTQSLEALGLVDDHFEKRILDREKEQSTIFGNGIAFPHTINQTLEKIVLMVGVLEESYHTDHESVDLIFLVAIPNKIATQTEAELLELYDDIFRIASDKELKEALERVENKADFITFTREKGVF